The sequence below is a genomic window from Arthrobacter sp. U41.
CGATGAGTTCCACAGCAGGCCTGCCAGCAGGCGCGTCTGGCTCACGGCTTTCCGGCGGCCCTCCGGGGAGACGGCGGCCATTTCCTCCAGGTCCTCCGGATCGAACTGGAGCCGCTGCTCCGGGGTCATGTCATCCGGGTGGGGGTCAAGGCCCAGCAGTTCGAGGCTCAGCCCCGTCAGCTTCTCGGCGTCGGCCAGCAGTTCTTCGGTGATGTCGTCGTCGTCGGCGCTCATGGCCCCGATGCTACCCGCCATCGGGCCGCCGCCCGATTCGCGTTACGCGGAGGGTTGCGGCCGGATCAGGCCGCAGCTGCCCGGACGGTTCCCGGCGCAGAACTGCCCCGCTCCATCCGGGCGGACAGGAGATAGACGATCCCCGCGATCAACGGGACCCCGCTTGCCGCGGCGAGCGACACGACCGGGCCCGACCTTCCGATGACCGTAATCAGGAGCGGCAGCACGCCCAGGGCCACCAGCAGCCAGCCGGCTCCGGCCGCGAGGACCAGCATCGGCAGCACCCAGGCGAGGGTCATCAGGAGTCCGCTGTTTCCCCCGGGATCCTGGCTTCAGTACACGCCGGCAGGGGCGGGCTGGCCAGGGGGAGAAAGGCCCTGAGCGAACCCGGTCCTTTTGGCTCTGGGTCCCGGCACGGCGAAGCGCAACACTGATGCCATGAGTGATGTGCTGACGCTGAATCCCGCGGTCGAACGCAACGCGGGCGCCAACCGGGCGCTGCATCCGGACTGCCTCTGGATCCGTCTGGTGCGCGGCGGGGCCGGACTTGCCATCCTCGCCGCCCTCGGCCAGGAGGTCTACGACGCGACGCAACCGGGCAATTCCGTCGACATCCCCCAGCTCATCTCCCAGTTCACGTTCCACTCGAACCTTGTCCTCGCGCTCGTACTCCTGGTGTCCGCCGCGCGGCCGCGGGCGCGGCTGCCCCAGTGGTGGGATCACCTGTTCGGGGCCCTCGCCTTCTACCTGGTGATGACGGGCATTATCTATGCGGTGCTTGTGGCCCCTCCTGATGAGCCGTGGTGGACGCTGGACATGTACTGGCCGTGGATGATCACGCACCGCATCGCACCGCTGGTCGCGGGGCTCGACTGGCTTTTCGTCACCCGCACCGTCCGCGGCCCGTGGCGGCGGCCCCTCATCTGGCTGTGCTACCCGGCCGCATTCCTGATCTTCTCGTGGGTGCGCGGTGCCCTTGACGGCTGGTATCCCTACGACTTCCTGGATCCGAGGCTCGATGGAGGCTGGCCAGCGGTGACCGCCACAAGCGCCCAGGTGCTCGGCGCGTTCCTTGTGGTCGGGGTGCTCGTGCATCTCGCCGGCAATGCCCGGGTGGGCCTCGCCCGCGGACCCGGAAAGCAGTTCCGTGCCTAGGCGCCAGTCCTGGCCGGCGCGACTCGGCATCACGCTCGTGGCAGGGCTCGCCCTGTTCCTCACCGCGTGCTCCCAGCCCGCAGGCCAAAGCGGGCCGACGTCGTCAACCGCACCCTCATCCAGCACCGGCAACCCGGCCTGTGATCTCATCACCCCGGAGATTGCGGCGAAGACCGAACCCGGGCTCGTGCCCGTGGGCCAGATCAGCCAGGCCAGGCCGCCGGGAAGCGAGGCCTACCTGTGCACCTATTCCAGCAAGTCCGATACAGGGATGACGGCCCTGTCTGTGGCTCTCATATCTCCCGCATCGGCCGCCGACATCTCCAAAGCGAAGTCGACACCCGACTGCTCACCCGTCACGGGCATCGGCGACTTCGCCTGCCTGCAGTGGACCGGCTACTTCCGCGGTGAGCCCGGCAACGTGTCCGCGAATGTCGTCCTGACGGCTGTCCGGGGCAACGAGACCCTTGAGATGCCCTATGTAACCGGACCGCCCATGGCCGGGTCCGGCGTCCCGGATGGCGACGCGATGGCCCGCGCGCTCTCGCAGGCTGCCGTGGACGCCGGCTGGGGCAACGGCACAGCACTCAACGTCCCCGCCGCTCCGCCCGTGGGTCCTGCGGCCACGACGAACAACCCGGTCTGCGCCCTGATCAGTCCCGATGAGGCTAAACAGGCATTCGGGGCGAAGACCCAACCGCAGATCCTCCCGGGCGAGTCCAACTGCCGATACAGGTTCGGCGACTTGGGCACACCGGGCCCGGATTCTCTGGTCTTCTCAATCGAAGTCCTCGAGGGTGCAGCCCCGGGGCTGGCCGCCCGCGGCCTGCCCGGCGAGCCGCTCGACGGCGTCGGCGACAAGGCGGCCTTCAACATGGGAACCGAACCGGCTGGCCCGAAATCCCTTCGCCCGGCCGGCGACGTGCCGATCACGATCCTGTCCGTGATGGTGGTCAGGGGCCAGAACCTCGCGACATTCACCGCCCAGGTCCTGATCTCCCCGACGGGGCCCACGGCCGAGCAGACGAAGGAACAACTCATCACCCTGGTGCGCGGCGTCGAGTTCTGACGGCGCGCGAGGGCTCCGAATAACTCTCCGGGCCTGCGTCAGCCGGTGCAGTTTCTGATCAGCAGTTCCGCAGGATCAACCCACCCGCCCGCACAGACCCGTTTCTCTGCAGTAACGTGACGCCCGGCTGGCTCTTTAGGGCGGCCTCCGGATAAACGCACGTCCCCTTTCCCGAAAGGCCTCTCATGGCAGGAATCTTCTCCCTTTTCGGTGCCCTGGGCACTACCACCAAAGCTATCGCGGTAGCCTCAGTCGTCGCAGCCGGCGGCGGCGCAGCGTTGGCTGCCACTGCCGAAACCACCGGGCCCGTCTCCGTGGTGTCCGAGGCCCCGGCAGAGACGGCCGATCCGGTCGAGCCTGCACCCGTGGAGCCTGCACCCGTGGAGCCTGCCCCGGAAGAGCCCGAACCAGTGGAGCCTGCCCCGGAAGAGCCCGAACCAGTGGAGCCCGCGCCCGTCGACCCGGCTCAGGTTGTTCCAGTTCCAGCGGGTAACTCCGCGTGGGCGCACGAGAACGCCGCGGCCAAGCGCGCAGCCGGACAGGAAAATGCGGCAGAGCACCGCAGCCCCAATGCCGCTACACCGGCAACGCCGTCCTACGGCGCGGGTCCGGCCGTCAATGCCTCCCCGGCCTCGAAGGCTGAGAACCCGGGCAAGGCCAACACGAACAAGTAGCCCTATGCCGGGCCCTGAATCGCAGAGGATTTCGATCAGGGCCAGCACGGTCTTACTTCTTGGGGGGAAGCGCTTGGACTTTTCAGATCACCGCGCCGCCGGCGCCGGCCTGCCCGCCGAAACCCTGGCCACAACGAAGCTCCCCGTTCCCGTGTCACGTCTCCGCTGGGCGCTGGTGCGCAGGCTGGTCTTTGCCATTCCGTTGGGGCTGCTGTTTGGCGTGATGCTGATCAACGGCTTCAGGGTCAACGAGCCCGGGACGACGGCTGCGATGGCCGGCGGGGTGGGGTTGTCCTTCTCCCTGTTCCTGGGAATCATCTGGCTCGTTGGCCGCCGGCGTCGGGCTCTTTTGGCCGCATCCGGCGGTGACCCGGACGCAGCCGGAGTGCTGCTGTTCGGCGCCATGGCACCGAAGATCGGGCGCCTCGGTCCCAACCGCGACACCACCTACTACCGGTGGATCGGCGGCTTCGGCCCGGGCGGCGATGGAGGTAAAGGCGACTGGGGCTGATGGAAGCCCGCCCGGTGTCAGGCTACGGCCCCCTGAAAGTGTTTTTCGATGATCCCTTTGATGTCGTCATGGCAGCCGCCGCACCCTGTCCCGGCGCGGGTGGCGCCTGAAACTTCGGCCACCGTCCCGCAGCCGTCGGTCACCGCAGCAGCGATCCTGATCCCGCTCACACCGGCACACCGGCATACGGTCCGTTCGGGGTCAGTAGCCCCGGCAGATGCCGCCTGGTCCGGTCCGTCGAGGCGCAGCAGCAGTGACCGGTCCGCCGGGAGTTCGGCGCCGCGCTCGAAGAGCTGCACCAGCTCGGCCGCGGTGCGGGGCATTCCCACGGCCACCAGGCCTTCAAGCACCCCGGCGCGGGTGGTCATCTTCACGTAGCGGCCGTGCTCGGGATCGGCCCACTGTGCGATCTGCAGCCTGGCCCGGCCATTCACGGCGCCGGCGGTCAGGGCTTCCTCGTCCCACGGCTCCGCGTCGTTGTCCCCGGCCACCGCCATGTTCATGCCGCGCGCCTTGAGCACCACCACGGCCGGCAGTTCGGCCGGCAAGGGAAGCAGTGCCTCGGCATCCGGAGCCCCGGAAGCCAGCAGCGTCAGGTACCCGGCGAGCCATTCGGCCTGCCGCCAGCCCGGCCCGACCAGCCCGGCCGGACCACGCGCGGTCCGGCACTGAAGGCATTCCGGATCGGGGCAGCGGACTTCGGCGCAGTCGCCGATCGCGAAGATGTGCGGCTCGTGGTGGGCCCGGAGCTTGTGGTCCACCAGGATCCCGGCGCCGGTGGAAAGCCCGCAGCCCTCTGCCAGTTCGGTCCGGGGACGGACGCCGCAGGAGAGCACCAGCAGGTCACCGTCGATCGCGGAACCGTCATCGAGCAGCAGCGCCGAGAAGCCGCCGTCGGGCCCGTTGTGTTCCACGCCGGTGGAGCGGGCATTGCCGGCCACCCGCACGCCGCAGTTCCGCAGCGAAGCCGCGAGGACGGCGCCGCCGCCACGGTCGATGTTGCGGCCCAGCGGATGCGGGCCGTTGTGCACCACGGTGACGGTGGCGCCTTCCTCGGCCGCGGCGAGGGCCGTCTCCAGGCCCAGCACGCCGCCGCCCAGCACCACCACGCGCTTGCCGCCGGCCACCGCCGCCTGCAGCACCGACGCGTCGCGCAGGTCCCGAAGCGCGGTCACGCCTGGCGGCAGGACAGGCGCGGCAGGGTCCGGGTTGAGCCCGGTGAGGTTGGGGATCACCGGGCGGGAGCCGGTGGCGAAGACCAGCCGGTCGTAGCCGGGGGAGGTGCCGTCGCTGAGGATCAGCTGTTGCCGGGCGCGGTCCACCCGGCGGACCCGGACGCCGAGCCGGACGTCGACGCCGCCGTCAATCAGCGCCGCGGCGTCGGACAGTGCCAGGGCCGACGCCGTGGTCCGGCCGACGCCGAGGTCCGCCACGAGCACGCGGTTGTAGGCGGCCTCGGCCTCCTCACCGATCACCGTCAGGTGGGCGAGCCCGCCGCGGACTGCAGGCAGCAGCTCGTCGACCAGCCGTGCGGCCACCGGCCCGAAGCCCACAACAACAATGCGCTCTGTCATGACGCACCTTCTTTCTGCAGTTCAATGGCGTGGAGAGTGGCAGCGCCGGGCCGGACCCAGACGTGGCTGAACTTGAATTCCGGCATCCCGGAGATCGGATCCGTGGCCGCCTCCGTGAGCCGGTTGGCGCTCTCCAGCTCCGGGAAGTGGAACGGCAGGAACACCGTTTCGGGCCGGATGTCCGTGCTCAACTCGGCGCGGCAGGATACCTCGCCGCGCCCGTTGGAGATCGAGACGACGTCGCCCTCGGCGATGCCCTGCGCGGCGGCGGCCGCCGGATGGATCTGCAGCCGCGCTTCGGGCTGGGCCGCGGCCAGGGCGGCAACCCGGCGGGTCTGGGCGCCGGACTGGTAGTGCTCCATCAGCCGCCCGGTGATCAGGGTCATCGGCCTGCCGGCCCGGTCCGCCGCGGCTGCCGCGCCGGCGGAAACCGAAGAAGCAGCACGACGGCGGGGCGTCACCGGAGTGAACACGGCCCGCCCGTCCGGGTGGGCGAAGGAGTCCAGGAAGAGCCGCGGGGTCCCGGTGCTGCCGGCGGGATAGGGCCAGTAGGCGGCCTCGCCGCGGTCCAGCATGGCGTAGTCGATCCCGGCATAGTCGGCCAGGCCGCCGGAGGAGGCGAGCCGGAGTTCCTCGAAGACGGTCTCCGGGTCCTCGCTGAACGTCGAGGGGGCGTCCAGCAATTCGGCCAGCCGGGTCATGATCCACAGCTCGCTGCGTACCCCGGGCGGGGGAGCGATCGCGCGGCGGCGGCGGAGCACCCGGCCCTCGAGATTGGTCAGGGTGCCTTCCTCCTCGGCCCATTGGGTGACCGGCAGGATCAGGTCAGCCTCGGCGGCAGTCTCGGAGAGGAAGAAGTCGCAGACCACCAGGAAGTCCAGGCTCCGCAGTCCGGCGATCACGGCGTTGGCGTCCGGCGCGGAGACCGCCACGTTGGCGCCGTGCACAAAGAGGCAGCGGACGCCGTCGGGCTGTCCCAGGGACTTCAGGAGCTGGACGGCGGGGAGGCCGGGTCCGGGGATGAGCGCCTCGGGAACGCCCCACACCGCGGCCATGTGGGCGCGGGCGGCGGGGTCGGTGATCTTGCGGTAGCCGGGGAGCTGGTCCGCTTTCTGGCCGTGTTCGCGGCCGCCCTGGCCGTTGCCCTGGCCGGTGAGGGTGCCGTAGCCGCTGCGGGCGGAGCCGGGCAGGCCCAGCAGCAGGGCGAGGTTGATGGCGGCGGTGGCGGTGTCCGTGCCGTCGACGTGCTGTTCCACGCCGCGGCCGGTGAGGATGTAGCTGCCGCCCCGGCGGGAGCCGTCGGCGAGCCGGCGGGCGGTGTCCCGGATCAGTCCGGCCGGGACGCCGGTGAGGGACTGCACTCGTTCGGGCCAGTAGGAGGCGACGCTGCGGGCCAGGGCGTCGTAGCCGGCGGTGCGGGCGCCGATGTAGCCGGCGTCGGTGAGGCCCTCGTGGATCACGACGTGGGAGAGGCCCAGCAGCAGCGCGAGGTCGGTGCCGGGCAGCGGCTGCAGGTGCAGGCCGCCGCCGTCGGAGGTGAACGCGGCGGTGGCAGAGCGGCGGGGGTCCACCACGATCAGGCCGCCGGCGTCGCGGGCGCCCTGCAGGTGCTGCACAAACGGCGGCATGGTCTCGGCAACGTTGGAGCCGAGCATCAGGATGGTGCTGGCGGTATCGAGGTCCGCCAGCGGGAACGGCAGGCCGCGGTCCAGGCCGAAGGCGCGCATTCCGGCGGCCGCGGCTGAGGACATGCAGAACCGGCCGTTGTAGTCGATCCGTGAGGTGCCCAGGGCCAGCCGGGCGAACTTGCCCAGCTGGTAGGCCTTCTCGTTGGTCAGCCCGCCGCCGCCGAAGACTCCGACGGCGTCCGCCCCGTAGCTGGCCTGGGTGGACTTCACCGCTTCGGTGACTGAGGCCAGGGCCTCCTCCCAGCTGACCGGGCGGTGGACGCCGTCGGCGCCCCTGAGCAGCGGTTCGGTGACGCGGCCGGGGTGGTTCAGCAGCGACGCGGAGGTCCAGCCCTTGCGGCAGAGTCCGCCGCGGTTGGTGGGGAAGTCGCGGCCGGCCACGTCGAGGAGGGCTGCGGCCGGCTGCTCCGGCACGGGGTCTGACCCCGGCTGTGGAGCCGGGGTCAGAGCCGCTGGTGTGGTGAGCGTCATGGCGCACTGCAGGGCGCAGTAGGGGCAGTGCGTGGCGGCGCCGTTGGTCATGTTAGACGTGTCCCATCGCGTTTCGGTTGGCGTTGCGGATGTAGCAGAACCAGCACACGGCCAGCATCAGGACGTAGGCCCCGACGAAGCCGTAGAACGCGGGGGTGTAGGAGCCGCTGGCGCTGTTGGAGGCGTTGAGCACCTGCGGGATGACGAAGCCGCCGTAGGCGCCGATGGCCGAGATCAGGCCGAGGGCCGAGGAGGCGAGGCGCTGGGTGGTGACGGTGCTGGCGCCGGACTTGGCTGCCCGGCTGGAGGTGGCGAAGATGATCGGGATCATCCGGTACGTGGCACCGTTGCCGAAGCCGCTGGCGGTGAAGAGCAGCAGGAACAGGCCAAGGAAGAGCCAGAAGTTCTTCAGCGGCAGGGTCCAGACCATGGTCAGGGTGATGACGGCCATCGCGGCGAACGCGGCGACGGTCATCCGGGCGCCTCCCATGCGGTCGGCCATGCGTCCGCCGTAGGGGCGGGCCAGCGAGCCGACCAGCGGGCCCAGGAACGCGAGGGACAGGGCCACGGTGCCGACGCCGATCGAGGAGAATGCCGGGAAGTAGTCCTTGATGAGCTTGGGGAACACGCCGGCGAAGCCGATGAACGAGCCGAAGGTGCCGATGTACAGCAGCGCCATGATCCACAGGTGGGGTTCCTTGAGCGCGGCGAGCGAGCCGGCGACGTCGCCCTTGGCGCTGGTGAGGTTGTCCATGTACTTCCATGCGCCGAAGGCGGCGAGCAGGATCAGCGGGACCCACATCCAGCCGGCCATGGGCAGGTTCACGGTGCCGGCAGCCAGGAGGGTGATGGCGATCGGAACGGCAAGCTGTGCGACGGCGGCGCCGAGGTTTCCGCCGGCGGCGTTCAGGCCCAGCGCCCAGCCCTTTTCGCGGGCCGGGTAGAAGAAGGTGATGTTGGCCATCGAGCTGGCGAAGTTGCCGCCGCCAAAGCCCGCCAGGGCCGCCACGAACAGCATGGTGCCGAACGGGGTCTCCGGGTTGGAGACGCACATGGCGAGTCCGATCGAGGGGATCAGCAGCAGCAGGGCCGAGACGATGGTCCAGTTGCGGCCGCCGAAGCGGGGGACCATGAAGGTGTAGGGGATGCGGAGGGTGGCGCCGACCAGGCTGGGCATCGAGATCAGCCAGAAGATTTCTGAGGTGGTGAAGGTGAAGCCGGCGGCGGGCAGCTGGACGACCACAATCGACCACAGCTGCCAGACCACAAAACCCAGGAACTCGGCGAAGATGGACCAGTTCAGGTTCCGCTTGGCGATGGAGCGGCCCTGGGACTCCCACTGTTCCTTGTTCTCGGCGTCCCAGTTGGCGATCCAGCGGCCGGGACGGTATTCAAGGGCGGGGCCGCCGAGGGTGGTGCCGGCGTCGAGTCGGGGGGAAACGCCGGGGGAGACGCCGGTATCGGCGCTCGCAGTTCGTTCAGCAGTCACGGGGACCTCCTTTGGGGATGTTGTCCTTCCAAAGTAGGGAATCCGCGTTTCCGGGACCCTCGCCGTTTGTTAACGTGCTGTGACGTTTGCCTATCGGCGCGCTTGTGGCGGCGTGAGGGGCGCTTCGGGGCGTAGTGTGATGACCACCACGTGAGACGAAATCAAACGTCCAAATAGTGGACTGCTTGTCCATCGAATGGACTGCGGGAACTATTATGTAATCCTACTTATCCCCATCTGGACGGCTTTTCAGCCGCGGTCCGGTCTTCATGAAAGCGCTACTACATGTCATCCACTGCCATTTCCGCAGAGCAGGGGTCCGCCCAACCGGTGAACTCGCGCGGCCGCGTCATCGTCGCCAGCCTGGTCGGCACCACCGTTGAGTTCTACGACTTCTACGTGTACGCCACTGCGGCTGTGCTCGTGTTCCCCCGGCTGTTCTTCCCCGGCCAGAACGAGACCACCCAGCTGCTGAGCTCCTTCGCCGTTTTCGGCGTCGCGTTCATTGCACGGCCGCTCGGCTCCATCGTCTTCGGCCACTTCGGTGACAAGTTCGGCCGCAAGGGCACCCTGGTGGCATCGCTGCTGACCATGGGTATTGCCACGTTCCTCATCGGCTGCCTGCCCACGGCCCTCGTGCCGGGCTGGGAATTCTGGGCTCCGGCCCTGCTGGTTGTCATGCGCTTTGCCCAGGGCCTTGCCCTCGGCGGCGAATGGAGCGGCGCGGCCCTGCTGGCCACCGAGAACGCCCCGGCGAACAAGCGTGCCATCTACGGCACGTTCCCGCAGCTGGGTGCACCGATCGGCTTCATCATTGCCAACGTGATCTTCCTGGTCTTCAGCTACGCACTGTCCCCGGCGGCCTTCATGGAGTGGGGCTGGCGTGTGCCGTTCCTGCTCAGCGCGGTCATGGTTATCATCGGCCTTTACGTCCGGCTCAAGCTGATCGAAACCCCGGCCTTCACCAAGGTTCTGGAATCCAAAGAAGTTGCCAAGCTGCCGCTGGCCCGCGTCTTCAAGACCAGCTGGAACCAGCTGATCCTCGGCACGTTCATCATGCTCGCCACCTACGTGCTATTCTACCTGATGACAACGTTCACGCTGACCTACGGCACCCGCCCCGCCACCCTGGACGCAGCCAAGGCTGCAGCCGAGAAGGCAGGCAAGCCGATGACCGAGGCCGCAGCTGCCGCGTTCGTCCCCGGCCTGGGCTACACCCGCAACGACTTCCTCTGGATGCTGATTGCCGGCGTCGTGTTCTTCGGTATCTTCACCCTGGTCTCCGGCCCGCTGGCTGAGAAGTACGGCCGCCGCAAGATGCTGATCGCCGTGACCCTCGGCATCTTCGCGTTCGGCCTGCTCTTCATCCCGCTGTTCAGCGCCGGTTTCTGGGGCACGATGTCCCTGCTGATCATCGGCTTCTCCCTGATGGGCCTGACCTTCGGGCCGATGGGTGCGCTGCTACCGGAGCTCTTCCCGACGAACGTCCGGTACACCGGCTCGGCCATCAGCTACAACGTCTCCAGCATCCTCGGTGCCGCCGTGGCACCGTTCATCGCGGTCTGGCTTTGGGAAATGGGCAAGGGCAGCCCCGGGCTGGTCGGCGTCTACCTCGCCTCCATGTCCGTGCTGACGCTGATCGCACTGTTCGTGAGCAAGGAAACCCGCGACCTGGAGTACACCAACAACGTGGCCTGACGCTTTTCCCACGGCTTCGGCTGACGCTCCAGCCCGGTTACTGAAGGAAATGCCCGGCGTGTTCACTGAACACGCCGGGCATTTCCGTGTCGGCAGCGGAATGCGGGAAAGTAACCGGGCAGGAGCGTCAGCGCCCGGACCGGGCAGTGCCAGCGGTCAGAGTTAGCGGGCGTAGCGCTCCACGAAGTTGCGCAGGATCTTCATCGGTTCCGTGGCAGTGAAGCGCCGGGCGTCCTCCATCAGAATTTCGGCGGATTCCGGCGGGAAGTATCCGGCGTGGCGGTAGATATCGATCCTGGTGACCAGACCCTGAGCATCGAGCTCGGGGTGGAACTGGGTGGCATACAGGTTGGTCTTGATCCGGAACATGTGCACCGGGCAGGCAGCGGAGCTGGCCAGGAGGACCGCGTGGGCGGGGAGGAGGGTGCAGGCTTCCTTGTGGCCGGTGAAGGCCGTGAAGCTCTCCGGCAGCCCCCGCAGGAGGGGATCGAGCAGCCCTTCTTCCGTCAGCTTGATGGTCACGCCGCCAAGCCCCTCGCCGTAGGTCCGGTCGATCACCGCGCCCTGGTGCCGGCCCAGCGTGCCGACCCCGTAGCAGGCGCCGAAAAACGGGAAATCCTCCGGCACGATCCGGTCGAGCAGGGCCGCGAGCTCATGCTCCACCCGGTGCTGGACGTCGCTTTTTTGCTCGGCGGGGTCGCTGGAGGTGAACGGGCTCCCGCCCACAATCACACCGGAGTAGTCGGAGAGTTCCAGCCGGGGCAGCGGGGCGGCCTCCATCCGGATGCGCTTCAGCTGCGAGGGTTCGAGCCCGCCGTAGCGCAGGTAGGCTTCGTATTCGTTCTCGGCGGCGGCGTCCTCGGCCCGGGAGGCGAGGAGCAGAAATGGCTTCACAGACCCAGTCTGCACGGGCGGAACGCAGGGGCGCCAGAGGCGCGCCTGTGTCCCGGGACTCGTGCGGCTACTCTGCGGCCTCGTCCTCAATGAGGGCGATGATGGCGCCCGCGGAGACGGTCTCGCCGGCGGAGGCGGACAGCCCGATCACGATTCCGGCGCGGTGCGCGGTGAGCGGCTGCTCCATCTTCATCGCTTCCAGGACCACCACAAGATCGCCCTCGGCAACGAGGTCGCCCTCGCCCACTGCCACCTTCACGATGGTTCCCTGCATGGGGGAGGTCAGGGCGTTGCCGCTGGCTGCGACCACGGCGCCGCCGCTGCGGGAGCGCTTCTTGGCTTTGGCCGGTTTGACGGCGCCGGCGCCGCCACCGGTGCCCAGCGACGCCGGCAGGACGACCTCCAGGCGCTTGCCGCCGACCTCGACGACGACGCGCTGGCGTTCGCCGGCGTCGGGCGCTTCAGCGTCGGTGCCGGTCGGCGTCCAGGCGGGGATGTCGTTGACAAAGGCCGTCTCGATCCAGCGGGTGTGGACCTTGAACGGACCCTCGGCGGGGGCGAAGTCCGGGTCGGTGACGACGGCGAGGTCGAACGGGATGACGGTGGGGATGCCCTCGACCACCATCTCCTCGAGGGCGCGGCGGGCGCGCTGCAGGGCCTGCGGGCGGGTGGCGCCGGTGACGATCAGTTTGGAGAGCATCGAGTCGAAGTTGCCGCTGATGACGTCGCCCTGCTCCACGCCGGAGTCGATCCGGACACCGGGGCCGGTGGGGTTCAACAGCCGCGTGATGGTGCCCGGGGCAGGCATGAAGTTCCGGCCCGGGTCCTCGCCGGTGATGCGGAACTCGATCGAGTGGCCGCGGACCTCGGGGTCCCCGTAGCCCAGTTCCTCGCCGCGGGCCAGCCGGAACTGCTCGCGGACGAGGTCGATTCCGGTGACTTCCTCGGAGACGCAGTGCTCCACCTGGAGACGGGTGTTGACCTCAAGGAAGGAGATGGTGCCGTCCTGGCCCACGAGGAACTCGCAGGTGCC
It includes:
- a CDS encoding acetyl/propionyl/methylcrotonyl-CoA carboxylase subunit alpha, whose amino-acid sequence is MSKVLIANRGEIAVRIIRAARDEGLASVAVYADPDRDALHVKLADEAYALGGNTAAESYLVMDKLIEVAQRSGADAIHPGYGFLAENAEFAAKVIDAGITWIGPSPAAISALGDKVQARHIAEKVGAPQVPGTADPVETAEEILEFVDKFGLPVAIKAAFGGGGRGIKVARTREEIPELFESAVREAVAAFGRGECFIERFLDAPRHVETQCLADAYGNVVVVSTRDCSLQRRNQKLVEEAPAPFLTEEQNRRLYESSKAILKEAGYLGAGTCEFLVGQDGTISFLEVNTRLQVEHCVSEEVTGIDLVREQFRLARGEELGYGDPEVRGHSIEFRITGEDPGRNFMPAPGTITRLLNPTGPGVRIDSGVEQGDVISGNFDSMLSKLIVTGATRPQALQRARRALEEMVVEGIPTVIPFDLAVVTDPDFAPAEGPFKVHTRWIETAFVNDIPAWTPTGTDAEAPDAGERQRVVVEVGGKRLEVVLPASLGTGGGAGAVKPAKAKKRSRSGGAVVAASGNALTSPMQGTIVKVAVGEGDLVAEGDLVVVLEAMKMEQPLTAHRAGIVIGLSASAGETVSAGAIIALIEDEAAE